In Aureibaculum algae, the following are encoded in one genomic region:
- a CDS encoding M28 family peptidase, translating into MFKKFIFYVAVLFFAISTAQNSNDKTSEYFSLVRAEFTGDQAYKTTAFVEQYWRVVGNKGFNESVYHITETLEKAGYVLEEDANEMDRLIYRVEKRPLKNPTWEPVDARLTIKGEKLPLLESTSNRNMTYLNSPSTPKGGVIGEVVYIKDKKDLEKTDVKGKIVFAEMSPYAVYKLAMEKGVLGMLTYNMPDYLQPEKNVTSIQFRSIPYNENNLWGMALSYQAKETLKKALSKGNVKVHAEINTKIYHSEELTVVAEIKGALKPKERLVFSAHIQEPGANDNATGVGVQLEMAQIAAQFINDKSANLDRTLTFLWGDEIVSTRRYIEEDSLRASHIKWGISLDMVGENTALTGGTFLIEKMPDPSAIWTRGKDTHTEWGGRPLKLKDMKPHYLNDFILNVFEEQGKFAKWDVGTNPFEGGSDHTPFLKADIPGLLLWHFTDQFYHTDNDRIDKVSQETLKNVGTGALVSAFVLLNSDSETALAELENINIRAKKRLKDEFLLSQKSLADGNTIATEIEILTAWNDWYQKTMDSLNDMAADSKGDLKNAIHKSKEQLKKQTENYIKSLK; encoded by the coding sequence ATGTTTAAAAAATTTATTTTTTACGTTGCTGTATTGTTCTTTGCAATTAGTACTGCTCAAAATTCAAATGATAAGACTTCAGAATATTTCTCATTGGTGAGGGCTGAATTTACTGGCGATCAAGCCTATAAAACCACTGCTTTTGTAGAGCAATATTGGCGTGTGGTTGGTAATAAAGGGTTCAATGAAAGTGTTTATCATATTACCGAAACCTTAGAAAAAGCAGGTTATGTTTTAGAAGAGGATGCCAATGAAATGGATAGGTTAATCTACAGAGTTGAAAAAAGACCACTTAAAAACCCTACTTGGGAACCTGTTGATGCTCGTTTAACTATTAAAGGGGAAAAATTGCCATTGCTAGAATCGACTTCCAATAGAAATATGACCTATTTAAATTCTCCTTCAACACCAAAAGGTGGAGTTATTGGAGAGGTAGTTTATATAAAAGATAAAAAAGATTTAGAAAAAACGGATGTAAAGGGTAAAATAGTTTTTGCAGAAATGAGCCCTTACGCTGTTTATAAACTGGCTATGGAAAAAGGAGTTTTAGGAATGCTAACCTATAATATGCCTGATTATTTACAACCAGAAAAGAATGTTACCTCTATCCAGTTTAGAAGTATTCCGTATAACGAAAATAACCTTTGGGGTATGGCGTTGTCTTATCAAGCGAAAGAGACCTTGAAAAAGGCTTTAAGTAAAGGCAATGTAAAGGTACATGCTGAAATAAATACAAAGATATATCATTCTGAAGAATTGACCGTTGTTGCTGAAATAAAGGGAGCTCTTAAACCCAAAGAAAGACTTGTTTTTAGTGCTCATATTCAAGAACCGGGTGCAAACGATAATGCTACTGGAGTTGGTGTTCAGTTAGAAATGGCACAAATAGCTGCTCAATTTATTAATGATAAAAGTGCAAATTTAGATAGAACATTAACTTTTTTATGGGGAGATGAAATTGTTTCTACCCGAAGATATATTGAAGAAGATAGTCTAAGAGCTTCTCATATAAAATGGGGAATAAGTCTAGATATGGTAGGCGAAAATACGGCCTTGACGGGAGGTACTTTTTTAATTGAAAAGATGCCAGATCCGAGTGCAATTTGGACTCGTGGAAAGGATACCCATACCGAGTGGGGAGGAAGACCATTGAAGTTAAAAGACATGAAACCACATTATTTGAATGACTTTATTCTTAACGTTTTTGAAGAACAAGGTAAATTTGCAAAATGGGATGTGGGTACCAATCCATTTGAAGGTGGTAGCGATCATACACCCTTTTTAAAAGCTGATATTCCGGGATTGCTTTTGTGGCATTTTACAGATCAATTTTACCATACGGATAATGATAGAATAGATAAGGTGTCTCAAGAAACGTTAAAAAATGTGGGTACCGGAGCTTTAGTAAGTGCGTTTGTTCTATTAAATTCAGATTCCGAAACAGCGTTAGCAGAATTAGAAAATATCAATATAAGAGCTAAAAAAAGATTGAAAGATGAGTTTTTATTGTCTCAAAAATCCTTAGCGGATGGTAACACTATTGCAACGGAAATAGAAATTCTTACCGCTTGGAACGATTGGTATCAAAAAACAATGGACTCATTAAATGATATGGCAGCTGATTCAAAAGGAGATTTAAAAAACGCCATACATAAGAGTAAAGAACAACTGAAAAAGCAGACCGAAAATTATATCAAATCATTGAAATAA
- a CDS encoding WD40/YVTN/BNR-like repeat-containing protein, with the protein MKKLTLLAFFISTLLNAQQLDLEKLKSMKPRNIGPAGMSGRITSIDAVDNNPDIIYVGAASGGVWKSESGGIDWKPIFDKQPIQGIGAIAIQQSNTDVIWVGTGEGNPRNSLNGGYGIYKSLDAGVTWKLMGLEKTRNIHRIIIDKDNPNTVYVAAIGSPWGEHPERGVFKTTDGGKTWTKSLFVNNKTGAADLVVDANNPNKLIAAMWEHRRKPWTFNSGGEGSGLYITYDGGENWTKKTDKDGLPKGNLGRIGLAISQSNPKVVYALIESKKNALYKSEDGGIKWTKINDKPEIGNRPFYYSDLFVDSKNENRLYTVYTYVNVSDDGGKSFKELMPAYNSDSGIHPDHHAWYINPNDPSFMIDGNDGGLNITRDKGKTWRFVENLPVGQFYHINFDMDYPYNLYGGMQDNGSWIGPAYVLKAQGIRNSYWQELMFGDGFDVIPDPKNSRYGYGMSQQGSVGRYDRLTGNTKMIRPTHPDPNVKLRFNWNSAIAMDPFDSETLYFGSQFVHKTTNKGHEWDVISPDLTTNNPEKQKQHESGGITMDATGAENHTTILAITPSTLEKGLLWVGTDDGQIQLTRNGGETWTNVTPLKHKKFPKESWITQIKASTFNAGEAYAVINNYRNFDFKPYLFRTKDYGKTWESLLDNQEETFGYSLALIQDPIEKKLVFLGTENGLYVSLDEANTWTKWTNDYPSVSTMDLGIHPREHDLVIATFGRSMYVLDDIRPLRTLAKEGSQILNNPLKVYDSPDAFINLIQQPSGTRFGGNALFNGENRSLRGAKINYSINKPTDTAKSKKSDSITLKVYNSKNELIRTLKQKAPKESGLQKASWNLDEKGVRGPSRKIAKKDSPEPRGVGVLPGNYKVVVHYGNHKDSTTVKVAYDPRVEMPYDVLKRKYDLQKQLEQQMELTGKAVAQLNESKEIATTYKKQFKDVDAKKYKEVIKKSDSIVTSINKLIDAMIGKEDKRQGITRNPEPTPMNFLSTARRYVGSLQEKPGKTQLELIKNADEKVSEVMTKIDNFFATEWPAYRKEIEGIDFSLFKD; encoded by the coding sequence ATGAAAAAACTCACCCTTCTTGCATTCTTTATTTCCACGTTGTTAAATGCACAACAATTAGATTTAGAAAAACTAAAGAGTATGAAACCTCGTAATATTGGTCCTGCGGGTATGAGTGGTCGCATTACTTCAATTGATGCTGTAGATAACAATCCTGATATTATCTATGTTGGAGCCGCTTCTGGTGGCGTTTGGAAATCGGAAAGTGGTGGCATTGACTGGAAACCCATTTTTGACAAACAACCTATTCAAGGTATTGGTGCAATTGCCATTCAACAGAGCAATACAGATGTTATTTGGGTTGGAACCGGAGAAGGGAATCCAAGAAATAGCTTAAATGGCGGATATGGAATTTACAAAAGTCTTGATGCTGGAGTTACTTGGAAACTTATGGGCTTAGAAAAAACGCGGAATATCCATAGAATAATTATTGACAAAGACAATCCCAATACCGTTTATGTAGCGGCAATCGGTTCTCCTTGGGGTGAGCATCCTGAACGTGGTGTTTTTAAAACTACGGATGGTGGTAAAACATGGACAAAATCACTTTTTGTAAATAATAAAACGGGGGCTGCCGATTTGGTAGTTGATGCTAATAATCCGAATAAATTAATTGCAGCCATGTGGGAACACAGACGTAAACCATGGACTTTTAATTCAGGTGGTGAAGGTTCGGGATTATATATCACCTATGATGGTGGTGAAAATTGGACAAAAAAAACAGATAAAGATGGACTTCCAAAAGGCAATTTAGGTCGGATTGGATTAGCCATTTCTCAAAGCAACCCGAAAGTGGTTTATGCCTTAATAGAATCAAAGAAAAATGCCTTGTACAAATCAGAAGATGGAGGTATTAAATGGACAAAAATAAATGACAAACCCGAAATTGGTAATCGTCCTTTTTACTATTCCGATTTGTTTGTTGATTCTAAAAATGAAAACAGATTGTACACGGTTTACACCTATGTTAATGTAAGTGATGATGGCGGAAAATCCTTTAAAGAATTAATGCCTGCGTACAATTCAGATTCAGGTATTCATCCTGACCATCATGCTTGGTATATCAATCCTAATGATCCAAGTTTTATGATTGATGGTAATGATGGCGGATTAAATATTACACGTGATAAAGGTAAAACTTGGCGTTTTGTAGAAAACCTTCCTGTTGGACAATTCTATCATATCAATTTCGATATGGATTATCCGTATAACCTTTACGGCGGTATGCAAGATAACGGTTCATGGATTGGACCAGCATACGTATTAAAAGCTCAAGGAATTAGAAATTCATATTGGCAAGAACTTATGTTTGGCGATGGTTTTGATGTAATTCCAGACCCAAAAAATTCTCGCTACGGGTACGGAATGTCTCAACAAGGTTCTGTTGGTCGATATGATAGATTAACTGGAAATACGAAAATGATTCGTCCTACGCATCCTGACCCTAATGTAAAACTTAGATTTAATTGGAACTCAGCAATTGCTATGGATCCATTTGATAGTGAAACCCTATATTTTGGAAGTCAATTTGTACATAAAACTACGAATAAAGGCCATGAATGGGATGTAATTTCTCCAGATTTAACCACTAACAATCCTGAAAAACAAAAACAACACGAAAGTGGTGGAATTACGATGGATGCCACCGGAGCCGAAAATCATACCACTATTTTAGCCATAACCCCAAGTACCTTAGAGAAAGGATTACTATGGGTGGGCACGGATGATGGACAAATACAACTGACTAGAAATGGTGGTGAAACATGGACCAATGTTACTCCTTTAAAACATAAAAAATTCCCTAAAGAAAGCTGGATAACTCAAATTAAAGCTTCTACATTTAATGCTGGTGAAGCGTATGCCGTAATCAATAATTATAGAAATTTCGATTTTAAACCTTATTTATTCAGAACCAAAGATTATGGTAAAACTTGGGAAAGTTTGTTAGACAATCAAGAGGAGACGTTTGGGTATTCTCTCGCTTTAATTCAAGACCCAATAGAAAAGAAATTAGTATTTCTTGGTACAGAAAACGGATTATATGTTAGTTTAGATGAGGCCAACACATGGACCAAATGGACTAACGATTACCCAAGTGTATCTACAATGGATTTAGGTATCCACCCACGAGAACACGATTTAGTCATTGCCACTTTTGGTCGTTCTATGTATGTATTAGATGACATTAGACCTTTACGGACATTAGCTAAAGAAGGCAGTCAAATTTTAAACAACCCATTAAAAGTGTATGACTCGCCAGATGCATTTATCAACCTCATCCAGCAACCATCAGGTACTCGTTTTGGTGGCAATGCACTATTTAATGGAGAAAACAGATCATTAAGAGGAGCAAAAATCAATTACAGTATAAATAAACCAACAGATACGGCAAAAAGTAAAAAATCTGATTCCATTACGTTGAAAGTTTATAATTCCAAAAACGAATTGATTAGAACATTAAAACAAAAAGCACCAAAAGAAAGTGGACTGCAAAAAGCAAGTTGGAATTTAGATGAAAAAGGTGTTAGAGGTCCTTCTAGAAAAATTGCCAAAAAAGATAGTCCTGAACCCCGTGGCGTAGGTGTATTACCTGGCAATTATAAAGTAGTAGTTCATTATGGCAACCATAAAGATTCCACTACCGTAAAAGTAGCTTACGACCCACGTGTAGAAATGCCATATGATGTTCTAAAAAGAAAATATGACTTACAAAAACAATTAGAGCAACAGATGGAATTAACAGGAAAAGCAGTTGCTCAATTGAACGAATCTAAAGAAATTGCAACCACGTATAAAAAGCAGTTTAAAGACGTAGATGCCAAAAAATATAAAGAAGTCATTAAAAAAAGTGATTCTATCGTTACGTCTATTAATAAACTAATTGATGCTATGATAGGCAAAGAAGACAAGCGACAAGGCATTACACGGAACCCAGAACCAACTCCTATGAACTTTTTAAGTACAGCCAGAAGGTATGTAGGCAGTTTACAAGAAAAGCCTGGAAAAACACAACTAGAATTGATAAAAAATGCGGATGAAAAAGTTTCTGAAGTAATGACAAAAATAGATAATTTCTTTGCGACTGAATGGCCAGCATATAGAAAGGAAATTGAGGGGATTGATTTTTCGTTGTTTAAAGATTAA
- a CDS encoding monovalent cation:proton antiporter family protein, translated as MHLPLLQDFVILLGFSILIVFLLQRLKLPSILGFLITGIIIGPHGFSLIAASDQIEVISEIGVILLMFVIGMELSLKQLASIKNTVFIGGSLQVGLTILISGLAYYFLGNTIEESVFVGFLFSLSSTAIVLKILQDRNEMKTAHGRNALAILIFQDIIVVPMMLVTPLLSGASENVTMSVITLVVKSIIVVLVTIVSARYIVPKLMFEVAKTKSKELFLLTTITICFAVAYLTSEAGLSLALGAFLAGLIISESEYSHQATSIILPFRELFTSIFFISIGMLLDVTFFLNHIGIVLLLVAVVFAIKTFAITIAVAVLRYPPKTVILTALSLFQIGEFAFILSKVGVQYNLLSVETNQYFLSVSIISMILTPFVIMFSHRFANGILKTKWGKRMDKNLVGQQDNESVIDNDMTNHLIIIGYGINGSNLAKAAKYANIPYVVIEMDAAKVKKAKEEDIPIIFGDGSLPHILDTVNIVKARSVVIAIADKEDTKIVIKNIRSISKSVHILVRTRYVREISELLALGADDVIPEEFETSIEIFSRVMHNFLVPESTIDNLIDYVRSNNYDIFQMKKKLPKTFTNAQIPDFNITCVNVTCDSSKINGKTIKEANIRAKYGISILAISHDGKIIDDIRPDQKIYQNDLLYIQGSSENIENFRKYVN; from the coding sequence ATGCATTTACCACTTTTACAAGACTTTGTAATTCTATTAGGGTTTTCTATTCTGATTGTTTTTCTATTGCAACGCTTAAAGTTACCTTCTATTTTAGGATTTTTAATTACAGGAATTATAATTGGTCCTCACGGATTTAGCTTAATAGCAGCGAGTGATCAAATTGAAGTAATTTCAGAAATTGGGGTCATTTTATTGATGTTTGTGATTGGTATGGAGCTTTCATTAAAACAATTGGCATCCATTAAAAATACGGTTTTTATTGGAGGCTCATTGCAGGTAGGGCTTACCATTTTAATTTCAGGACTTGCCTATTACTTTTTAGGAAATACGATTGAAGAATCTGTTTTTGTAGGGTTTCTATTTTCACTTTCCAGTACTGCAATTGTCTTAAAAATATTACAAGATAGAAACGAAATGAAGACGGCCCATGGTCGTAATGCATTGGCCATACTTATATTTCAAGATATTATTGTGGTACCCATGATGTTAGTGACACCTTTACTATCAGGAGCTTCTGAAAATGTAACTATGAGTGTAATCACTTTAGTTGTAAAATCAATTATTGTAGTATTGGTTACCATAGTAAGTGCAAGATATATTGTACCTAAATTGATGTTTGAAGTAGCAAAAACAAAAAGTAAAGAACTTTTTTTATTAACGACAATTACCATTTGTTTTGCGGTAGCCTATTTAACTTCAGAAGCGGGCTTGTCCTTAGCTTTAGGTGCCTTTTTAGCAGGGTTAATTATATCAGAGTCTGAATATTCGCATCAGGCAACTAGTATTATTTTACCATTTAGAGAATTATTTACCAGTATCTTTTTTATCTCAATTGGTATGTTATTAGACGTTACCTTTTTTCTAAATCATATTGGTATTGTCTTATTACTTGTAGCGGTAGTATTTGCAATAAAAACTTTTGCTATTACTATTGCTGTGGCTGTTTTAAGGTATCCGCCAAAAACGGTCATACTTACTGCTTTATCATTGTTTCAAATTGGGGAATTTGCTTTTATTCTGTCTAAAGTTGGAGTGCAATACAATCTATTAAGTGTAGAGACGAATCAGTATTTTTTATCAGTGTCTATTATATCTATGATTTTAACCCCTTTTGTAATTATGTTTTCCCATAGGTTTGCAAATGGAATTTTAAAGACGAAATGGGGTAAAAGAATGGACAAAAATCTTGTTGGGCAACAAGACAATGAAAGTGTTATAGATAATGATATGACAAATCATTTAATAATTATTGGGTATGGAATCAATGGTTCAAATTTAGCGAAAGCAGCAAAATATGCTAATATACCCTACGTGGTTATTGAAATGGATGCGGCAAAAGTTAAAAAAGCAAAAGAAGAGGATATTCCTATTATTTTTGGAGATGGTTCGTTACCTCATATTTTAGATACTGTAAATATTGTAAAAGCACGGTCTGTTGTCATAGCGATAGCAGATAAAGAAGATACCAAAATAGTAATAAAAAATATACGTTCCATTTCAAAGTCAGTTCATATTTTGGTACGGACGCGATATGTTCGAGAAATTAGCGAATTATTAGCCTTAGGTGCTGATGATGTCATACCAGAAGAATTTGAGACGTCAATTGAAATATTTTCAAGAGTAATGCACAACTTTTTAGTGCCAGAAAGTACAATAGATAATCTTATTGATTATGTCCGTTCTAATAATTATGACATTTTTCAAATGAAGAAAAAACTGCCTAAGACTTTTACAAATGCACAAATACCTGACTTTAATATTACCTGTGTAAATGTAACTTGCGATAGTAGTAAAATTAATGGTAAAACCATCAAAGAAGCTAATATTAGAGCTAAATATGGTATCAGTATTTTGGCAATATCACATGACGGTAAGATAATAGACGACATCCGTCCTGATCAAAAAATTTACCAAAACGATTTATTATATATTCAAGGGAGCTCAGAAAATATTGAGAATTTTAGGAAGTATGTGAACTAA
- a CDS encoding mechanosensitive ion channel domain-containing protein, with the protein MNKLIERTVSKNVLQKTRGKIIKKIVFIVLVTITIIFVLTVWGIDQAELFLFMASVLTVIGIALFAQWSHLSNLTSGLIIFFNHSAKLDDTIIIIDKDFEVEGRISDIGLFFIKLKTKEGEEVLLPNNIFLQKMIKKKIT; encoded by the coding sequence ATGAATAAGCTAATTGAAAGGACTGTTTCTAAAAATGTTTTGCAAAAAACGAGAGGTAAGATTATTAAAAAGATTGTTTTTATTGTACTTGTAACAATTACAATCATTTTCGTGCTTACCGTTTGGGGTATTGATCAGGCTGAGCTATTTCTATTTATGGCTTCTGTATTAACGGTTATTGGGATAGCACTATTTGCTCAATGGTCACATTTATCAAATCTAACTTCCGGCCTGATTATCTTTTTCAATCATTCAGCAAAATTAGATGATACAATTATTATCATTGATAAAGACTTTGAGGTAGAAGGAAGAATAAGCGATATTGGACTTTTTTTTATTAAATTAAAAACAAAAGAAGGGGAAGAAGTTTTATTACCCAATAATATATTCTTACAAAAGATGATCAAAAAGAAAATTACTTAG
- a CDS encoding DUF6973 domain-containing protein has product MLFTIVKKILVSFLLFALFLNCSPRLKESFSKLSKPERSWVVFHPFKAKKAYQISKEALITTDSIANTNTIGNDINGGQLDAFKHSFWMARSAQSIGKSAALGLGKAHEKGNYLTYKKRQLEDGILPDKPASDMDLFNNNVGAELGKKYKTASKSTIINYLLDAVLDGKLKMLKKDAAGNFLDCQGQILSIEALKGTWENNKCLIPTHKL; this is encoded by the coding sequence ATGCTATTTACTATTGTAAAAAAAATACTAGTTTCTTTTTTATTGTTTGCTCTATTTTTAAATTGTTCGCCACGGTTAAAAGAATCATTTTCAAAATTATCAAAACCTGAAAGATCCTGGGTTGTTTTTCACCCCTTTAAAGCAAAAAAAGCCTATCAGATTTCAAAAGAGGCACTAATTACCACGGATTCTATTGCTAATACAAATACAATTGGTAACGACATTAATGGCGGACAATTAGATGCATTTAAGCATAGTTTTTGGATGGCAAGATCTGCACAGAGTATTGGAAAAAGTGCAGCATTAGGTTTAGGAAAAGCTCATGAAAAGGGTAATTATCTTACCTACAAAAAAAGACAATTGGAAGATGGAATTTTACCTGATAAGCCAGCTTCAGATATGGATTTATTCAATAATAATGTGGGAGCTGAATTGGGTAAAAAGTATAAAACAGCCTCAAAAAGTACGATTATAAATTATTTGTTAGACGCTGTCCTTGACGGTAAACTAAAGATGCTAAAAAAAGATGCTGCAGGTAATTTTTTGGATTGTCAAGGGCAAATTCTTTCAATTGAAGCTCTAAAAGGAACTTGGGAAAATAATAAATGTCTGATACCTACCCATAAATTATGA